GGGAAGCCGCTGCTGAAGCTCCGAGCGCAGGGCCCTGCCGTCCAGCGCCTCCCCGACGACGTAGGCTACCAGTCGCTTGTCCCCGGCGACGTCCTCGCGCACCACGGCCACGGCTTCGTGCACGCCCGGCATTCCGCGCAGGGCCGCTTCGACCTCGCCCGGTTCGATGCGGAAGCCGCGCAGCTTCACCTGGAAGTCGGTGCGCCCCAGGAAATCCAACGTGCCGTCCGCGCGCCAGCGCGTCCTGTCGCCGGTGCGGTAGAGCCGTGCCCCCGGTGTCGTGCTGAACGGGTGCGGCACGAAGCGCTCGGCGGTGAGGGCGGGCTGGTGGAGATAGCCCCACGCCAGTCCCTCGCCGCCGACGTACAGCTCCCCGGGCATGCCTGGGGGGACGGGCCGCATCGCCGGATCCAGCACGTAGGCGGTGGAGTGAGGCAGCGGACGCCCGATGGGGACCGCGGCCTCCACGGCGTCGCCCGCGTGCATCCGGTGCGTGGCGGAGAAGGTGGTGTTCTCGGTGGGCCCGTAGCCGTTGATCAACACCGTGCCCGGGCGCATCCGCGCCAGGTGCTCCCGCACTCGGGACGCCGGGAGCACGTCGCCTCCCGCCAGCACCTGCGCCACGGAAGCCAGGGCCTCTGGATGGTGCACGGCCATCTGTTCGAACAGGGCGGCCGTGAGCCACAGCGTGGTGACACGCTGCTCTGTCAGCACCTCCGCGATGCGCGCGAGGGACAGCTCCCCCGGAGGCGCGAGCACCAGCCGGGCTCCATGCAGCAACGCGCCCCAGATCTCGAGCGTCGAAGCATCGAACGCGGCCGGCGCGAGTTGGAGGACCACCTCCTCCGGGCCGAAGCGCATGAAGCCGGTGTCCACCACCAGCCGCGACACGGCACGGTGCGGAACGCAGACGCCCTTGGGCGTCCCGGTGGAGCCCGAGGTGAAGAGGACATAGGCGAGCCGGTCGCCTGTCGTGAGCGCCTCCGGCGGCGCTGTCTCCGGACGTGAAGCCAGCCGGGACGCCTCCACGTCCAGCAGCACCAGCGGCGTCATCAACGACGGCAGCTCATCCGCGAGCGACTCCAGCGTGATGACCATCCCCGCCCCGGACTGCTCCAGCAGGAGCGACCAGCGCTCGGGCGGAGCATTCAGGTCGATGGGCACATAGGCCGCGCCGCTCTTGAGCACCGCCAGCAGCGAGACGATGAGGTCCGGCGAACGCGGCAATAGGACGGCCACGCGGCTGCCCTCGGAGATGCCCGAGGCGCGAAGGTGGTGGGCGAGCTGGTTCGCCCGCGCATCGAGCCGTGCATAGGTCAGGCTCCCGGACTCGGACACGAGCGCCACCGCGTCCGGCGCACGAGCGACCTGCTCCGCGAAGCGAGCCGGGATGGACCGCGAGGAGAAGTCCCGGACGGCGGAGACGCCGCTCCAGTCCTCCAGCACCTGACGCCGTGCCTCGGTGGGCATCAGCGGCAGCCGCGCCACCGGGACCTCCAGCTGTCCGGGAAGCGCTTCCAGCACCGAGGCGTAGCCCTGCATCAACGCCTGGAGGAAGGCCGGGTCGAAGAGATCGGTGTTGTAGTGGAGGCTGCCGGTGAACCCGTCCGGTGATTCCTCCAGGATGAGGCTGAAGTCGTACTTCGACGGCGTGAAGGGAGGCGGCAGCTCACGCAGCGTGAGGTCCGGCAGCCGCCACTCCGCGGTGGGTGCGTTCTGGAGGGTGAGGGTGACCTGGAAGAACGGCGTGTGGCTCGGGTCCCGTTCGGGCTGGAGCTCCTCCACCAGCTTCTCGAAGGGGACCTCCTGGTGTTCGAAGGCGCCGAGCGTCGTGGCGCGCACCTGGGCGAGCAGCGTCCGGAACGAAGCGCGCGGATCGATGCGCGCACGCAGCACCAGCGTGTTGACGAAGAAGCCGATGAGCCCCTCCGTCTCCGAACGGGTGCGGCCCGCGACCGGAGCGCCCACGCTGACGTCGTCCTGCCCGGCGTATCGGGACAGCAGCAGTTGGTACGCGGCCAGCAGCACCATGAAGGGAGTGGCACCCGTCTGCTTGGCCACGGCATGCACGCCGTCCGTCAGCTTCCGGGCCAGCCGCACCGCGAGCGAGTCCCCCGAGAACGTCTGTACCGCCGGGCGCGGCCGGTCCGTGGGCAGCATCAACAGCGGAGGCGCACCCGCGAGCTGCTCCCGCCACCATGCAAGCTGCGAGGTGAGCACGTCTCCCTGAAGCCAGGAGCGCTGCCACGCGGCGAAGTCGGCGTACTGGATGGGAAGTGGCGGCAGCGAAGGCCGCTGGCCGGAAGCGAAGGCGTGATAGAGGGCCACCAGCTCGCGCACGAGCACCCCCGTGGACCAGCCGTCCGAAGTGATGTGATGCGTGAGGACGAGCAGCACGTGCCGCGTCTCCTCCAGCCGCACGAGCACCGCGCGGAAGAGCGGGCCCCGCGCCAGGTCGAAGGGCCGCTGCGCCTCCTCGGCAACGAAGTCCCGCAGCCGGGAGTCATCCAGGTTCACGAGTTCGAACGGGCAGGGCGCCGGGGGCGCGATGCGCTGAACCGGCCCGTGGGCTCCAGCGGCGAACGTGGTGCGCAGTACTTCATGGCGTTCGACCAGCGCATCCATGGCCTGCCGCAGCGCGGGAACATGGAGCGCGCCTTCGAGCAGGACGGTCCCGGGCAGGTTGTACGCAACGCCACCGGGCTGAAGCTGCTCCAGGAACCACAGGCGCTGCTGCGCGAAGGACAGGGCCAGCTCACCCTCCCGGCTCACGGGCCGCAACGGCGGCGCACCGGGTCCATCACTCCGGATCCGCGCCTCGTCCAGCGCCGAGGCCAGCGCCGCGAGCGTGGACGCCTTGAAGACCGCACGCAGCGGCAGCTCCACCCGCAACGTTGAGCGGATGCGCGAAAGGAGCTGCGTGGCGAGCAGCGAATGCCCTCCCAGCGCGAAGAAGTCATCGTGCATGCCCACGCGCTCGACGCGCAGCAGCTCCGCCCAGAGCGAAGCCAGCCGCTCTTCCGTGGGCGTGCGCGGCGCGACGTACTCCGGCGCCACCGCCGAGGCGACCTCGGGCACGGGCAGCGCCCTGCGGTCGACCTTGCCACTGGACGTCAGGGGCAGGGCCTCCATCGAGACGAAGGCACCGGGCACCATGTACTCAGGGAGCTTTTCGGAGAGGAACGTCCGAAGGGCCTCCGTCCCCGGTACATCCGGCCTGCCGACGAGATACGCCACCAACCGCGTGTCGCTCGCCGTCACGCCCGCGAGCGCCACGACGACGGCCTGCCGCACGGCCGGGTGCTGCTCCAGCGCGGATTCAATCTCTCCCAGTTCGATGCGAAGCCCGCGCACCTTCACCTGGAAGTCGGTTCGGCCCAGGTACTCGATGGCGCCATCGGGCAGCCACCTCGCGAGGTCCCCCGTGCGGTACAGCCGGGCCCCGGGCGTGTCGCTGTACGCGTCCGGGATGAAGCGCTCCGCGGTCAGGTCCGGGCGGCCCAGATACCCTCGGCCCACCTGCACGCCCCCGATGAACAGCTCACCGGGAACACCCTGGGGCACCGGCCGCAGCGACGCGTCCAGCAGCCGGATCGCCGTATTCGCCACCGGATGGCCGATGGGCACGGAGCGCCCCAGCGCGCCTCGGACGCACTCGTACGCGGTGACCTCCACCGCGGCCTCGGTGGGGCCATAGAGGTTGTGCAGCCGGGCATGGGGCAGCCGTGTCAGGCACCGTTCGGCCAGCTCCAGCGGCAGCGCTTCACCGCTGCACACCACCTGGCGCAGCGACGTGCACTGCTCCAGGCCGGGCGTTTCCAGGAACGCCTGGAGCATGGACGGCACGAAGTGCGTGACGGTGACGCGCTCCCGCGCGATGAGGTCCGCCAGATAGTCCGGCTCCTGGTGTCCTCCGGGCCGGGCCACCACCAGCCGCGCGCCCACCATCAGCGGCCAGAAGAACTCCCACACGGACACGTCGAAGCTGAACGGCGTCTTCTGCAACACCGCGTCGCCCGGCGACAGCGGCAGCGTCCCCAGCATCCACTGGAGCCGGTTGACGATGCCCGCGTGCGCGTTCATCGCGCCCTTCGGCCGCCCCGTGCTGCCGGAGGTGAAGATGACGTACGCCAGCGCGTCCTCGGAGGCCACCGGAGGTGGCGCGCCGGATGGCTGCCGGGCCACCTCCGCCCACTGCGAATCCAGGCGGAGCACCGGCACGGAGGTCCCCTCCGGCAGCCGCGCCATCAGCCGCTCCTGGATGAGCACCACGGCGGGCCGGGCATCCTCGAACATCCACGTGAGCCGCCGCGCGGGCAGGGACGGATCCAGCGGTACATAGGCCCCTCCCGCCTTCAACGTCGCGAGCAGCGCCACCACCAGCTCCAGCGACCGCTCCAGCATCAACCCGACGCGGACCTCCGGCCCTACGCCCACGGAGCGCAGGTGCCACGCGAGCTGGTTGGCCTGGGCATCCAGCTGCGCATAGGTGAGCGCCGTCTCTCCGAAAGTGACAGCCACCGCGTCCGGCGTGCGAGCCACCTGCGCTTCCACCAACTCATGCAGCAGCCCCCCGCGAGGAAACGCCACCCGGGGCCCGCGCCACGCATGAAGCACGCGCTGCCGCTCGGCCGCATCCAGGAGGGACAGCTCCGACAGGCGTGCATCCGGCCGGGAGACAGCGTCCTCCAGCAGGACGCGCAGGTGCCCCATCAGCCGCACCATCGTGGCCTCATCGAAGAGGGCGATGCGGTACTCGGCGGTGAGGCGCACGCCGTCCGCCTGTTCGAAGGCGAAGAGGGTGAGGTCGAACTGCGCGAAGCCGCTGTCCACCAATTGCGCGTCCAGCGACAGCCCGGGCAGGCGCACGGCCGGGAGGGGCGTGTTCTGAAGGACGAACATCACCTGGAAGAACGGCGGCACGTCCAGGTGGCGCGGAGGCTGGAGCACCTCCACCAGCTTCTCGAAGGGCACGTCCTGGTGCGCGAAGGCCTCCACCGACGTCGCCTGCACGCGGCCCATGAGCGCGCGGAACGATGGATCCCCCGCGAGCGACGTGCGCAGCGCGAGCGTGTTGACGAACAACCCGACCAGCGGCTCCAGCTCCGCGCGCGAGCGTCCGGCGACGGGCGTTCCGACCGTGAGGTCGTCCTGCCCGGAGTAGCGCAGGAGCAACACGTTGAAGCCCGCGAGCAACACCGTGAAGAGGGTGGTGCCCTCCCGCGCCGCCAGGGCCGCGAGCCGCTGGAGCAATGCGGCGGGGAGCATCGCGGACACCGTCGCGCCCCGGCTGTCCGCCCCTCCCGCGCGAGGCCGATCCGTGGGCAGCGACAGGAACGCCCGCGCATCCAGTCGCGAGCGCCACATGTCGAGCGACGCCTCCAGCGCCTCGCCCTTCAACGCCTCCCGCTGCCATACGGAGAAGTCCGCGTACTGCAACGCCAGCGCGGGCAGCTCCGGCGTTCCGCCAGATGCCAGGGCCTCGTAGAGGACGCCCAGTTCGTGCACCAGCAGGCCCATGGACCAGCCGTCGGACACGGTGTGGTGCAGCGCGAGCAGCAACAGGTGCTCGGTGGGGGAGACGGCGAAGAGCACGGCGCGCAGCAGCGGCCCGTGCTCCAGGTCGAACGGCGCGCGGGCCTCTTCGTGCAATTTGCGCCAGGCCTCCGCGGCGTCCGCCACGGGCACCACGGGCAGGGGCACCTCCAGCTCCGGCGCGATGCGCTGCCATGGCCTTCCGTCCTGTTCCACGAAGGTGGTGCGCAGCACCGCGTGGCGGCGCACCACTTCGTTCAGGCTCCCCGCCAGCGACGGCACATCGAGCAGGCCCTCCAGGCGCACCGAAAAGAGCAGGTTCAATCCCGCCTGCCCGGGCGCCAGCCGCTCCTGGAACCACATGCGCTCCTGGCCGAACGACGCCGGGACCCGGGACGTAGGGCGGCGCTTCTCGCGCAGCAGTTCCGCCAGACGCGCGCGCTTCTGCTCAGGGGTGGAAGCCATGGGCCAGGGACTCCTTGGGAGGGGGGCTCGCGAACGCTCGTGGAGGAGATGTGACAGGTCCCCGGGCTCGCGAGCGCGCGGGATAGTAGACAGGCCCTCCGACACACCCGCAGCGATTTGGGCGAGAGGGCCTGGCTGTCAGCCCGCTCGGGAGCGCGGCCCCGCGGGCGGTGGGCACAGAGCGGGAAATCCGCTCCACGCCCGGTCTCTGGTGACATGTTTCAGCGGTGTTTCACCGTGGTGGTGAAACGCCCGCGCCTGACGTTTCCACTAGACTTCGGGGATGCCCGAGCCCTTCCGGATCCGCGAAGCCGTGCCCTCCGACGCCGGGCGGATCACCCAGGTGCTGCGCGAGGCCTTCGAGGAGTACCGGGGCCGCCTGGATCCGCCCTCCAGCGCGCACGACAAGACGGAGGCCGTGGTGCGGCGCGAGCTGTCGGACGGCGGCGCCTTCGTCGCGGAGGCGGACGGCATCCTCTTCGGCTGCGTGTTCTTCCACCCGAAGGGGGATCACCTGTACCTGGACCGGCTCGCGGTGCTGCCCGCGCACCGGGGTCAGCGCGCGTCGCTGCGCCTCATGGAAGCGGTGGAGTCCCGAGCGCGCGAGCTGGGGCAGACGCGCGTGCGGCTGTCGGTGCGGCTCGCGCTCACGTCGCACCATGCGTGGTACGCGCGTCAGGGCTACGTCTTCCATTCCCATGGGACGCACGCGGGCTACGCGTCGCCCACGTTCGTGGTCTTGGAGAAGACGCTCTGACGCTTCAGCCGAGTGAAGCCAGCGGAACGCGGCGGCCTTCCATGTCGCTCTGGATGGCGGCCTGGATGACCCGAACCGTCTCGCTCGCGCTCACCGCCGTCACGGGGACGGGCGCGCCGTGGAGGATGGCGGCGCCGAGCTGCCGGTAGAACTGGCCGTAGTCTCCGGGGATGGTGGCGACCGCTTCCCCCGAGGCGAGCAACCGGCCGTGGCGCTCCGGAGGTTCGCGGCCGAAGTCCGGGTGGCCGGGACGCAGGCCCGCTTCGAGCTGTCCCTCCTGCGGATCCAGCGCGTGCTTCACGTACGCATCGCGGTCGCCTTGCAACACGAAGCGGGGCCACGGCGCGTGCACCACGGAGCCGGAGTGCAGCACCACGCGCAGCGCGCCGTAGCGCAGCACCAGATGGAACCAGTCCGTGCCCCGCGCGCCCGGACGTTGCCGGCCCAGGTCCGCTACCACCGACTCTGGCAGGCCGAAGAGCTGCACGGCCTGGTCGACGAGGTGCGAGCCCAGGTCCCAGAGCGTCCCGCCGCCGGGCACGTCCTGCTCCTTCCAGCGATCCTTCACCTGCGGCCGGAAGCGGTCGAAGTGGCTCTCCAGGCTGTAGAGCGTCCCCAGCCGTCCCTGCTCCAGCAACTGGCGCACGGTGAGGAAGTCGCCGTCCCAGCGCCGGTTATGGAACACGGTGAGGCAGCGCCCTCGCTCCTTCGCGAGCGCGTCCAGCCGCAGCGCTTCGTCCACGTCCAGCGCGAAGGGCTTCTCCACCACCACGTGCTTGCCCGCGCGAAGCGCCTGTTCCGCGAGCGAGGCATGCGACGCGTTGGGCGTGCACACGACGAGCACGTCCAGGTCCGGATCCGCCAGCAGCGTCTCCACGGTTCCCGTGCGGACACCCGGCCAGTCACGGGCCACGGCCTCCGTGCGGCTCGACGCCACGGCGGTCAGGGTGAAGGCGGGTTCCGCGGCGATGAGTGGCCCGTGGAAGCGCGAGCCGGACAAGCCATAGCCAAGGAGGCCCACGCGCAGCGGGGAGCCAGGGACGCGAGCGGAGGTCATGGACCGCGAGGGTAGCGGGAAGGGGCCCCGGTCTGGCTAGAGTCCACCCCATGGAGACCGTGCCCCTCATCGACGTCCGAGCCCTCGTCGACCCCACGTCGAGCCTCCAGGCCCGGAGGGAGGCCGCCGCTCGCATGGGCGCGGCCTGCCGGAACACCGGCTTCTTCTATGTCGTGGGCCATGGCGTGGACGTGGGGCTTCAGACCCGGTTGGAGGCGCTGGCCCGGGACTTCTTCGCGCGGCCGGAGGAGGAGAAGCAGCGGGTGCGCATGGCGCGCGGGGGCAGGGCGTGGCGGGGCTTCTTCCCCGTGGGCGGGGAGCTCACGTCAGGCCGGCCGGACCGCAAGGAGGGGCTGTACTTCGGCACGGAGCTGCCGCCGGAGGATCCACGCGTGCGCGCCGGCACTCCGCTGCACGGCGCGAACCTGTTCCCCCGGGAGCCGGAGGCGCTGGGCGGCGCGGTGCTGGCGTACATGGCGGCGCTGACGTCGCTGGGACACGCGCTGATGTCCGGCATCGCGCTCAGCCTGGACCTGGAGCCGGACTTCTTCGCCACCCGGTACATGGCGGATCCGACCGTGCTCTTCCGCATCTTCAACTACCCGCCGGGCCCGGAGGTGGACGCGCAGGGCCTGCCGGTGTGGGGCGTGGGCGAGCACACCGACTACGGCGTGCTCACCATCCTCAAGCAGGACGACGCGGGCGGGCTCCAGGTGAAGACCCGCCAGGACGGGCACACGCGCTGGGTGGACGCGCCGCCGGTGGAGGGCGCGTTCGTGTGCAACATCGGGGACATGCTCGACCGGATGACGCGCGGCGTGTACCGCTCCACGCCGCACCGGGTGCTCAACCGAGCCGGCCGCGACCGGCTGTCCCTGCCGTTCTTCTTCGATCCGGACTGGACCGCGGAGGTGCGCGCCATCGACTCGCCCGCGCTGAAGGACGCGGGTGCGGACGACCACGCGGAGCGGTGGGACCGGCGGAGCGTGCACGCCTTCCAGGGCACCTACGGGGACTACCTGCTCGGCAAGGTGGGGAAGGTGTTCCCCGACCTGGGTGCCGAAGTGCTGTAGCGCCCCCTCAGGAGTGCCGGAGGCGCTGGGCCGCGGCGCTGTCCTGCAGGGTCGACGGCGCGGTCTCCGCGGCGGCCAGGTCGGGCGGCCCCGGGTCCTTCATCGCCAGCACCAGGCACTCCCGCAGGCGCTGGCGCGCGCGGAACAGCAGGATGCGCGCGTTCTCCGGTGAGATCTCCAGCAGCGAGGAGACCTCCTCGCCTGGACGCTCATCCAGGAGCCGGAGGCGGATGACCGCCTGCTGCATCTGCGACAGCTGCTGGACGCAGCGCACCAGGCTCACCCGCGCCTCCGCCTCCGCCACCAGCGTGTCCGCCGAGGGCAGGTCGGAGGCCACGTCGGACAGCTCGATGTCGGTCGGCAGCGCCCGGCGCGCCAGCTTGCGCCGCTGGTTCAGCGCGGCGTGGGCCACCAGCGTGGACAGCAGGCGCTCGACCTCGTTGGAGCGGGCCGAAAGGGTCGAGGCCTCCGGCATCCGCAGGAAGGTGACGAAGGCGTCCTGGACGCAGTCGAGCGCGTCCTCGGGAGGCAGCCCCCGGCGCCTCGCGGCCGTCACCAGGCGCGCGCGGTGCTGGTGCACGAGCAGGGTGATCCAGGAGAGGAACTGGGCGCGTTCCGTGGCGGAGTCCGGGGAGCTGTCATCAGGCATGGCTCCGCCATCCTAACCCCTTCGGCGAAAGCCGCCGAAGGGGGAAGGCCGGAACACCTGGATGACGCATGACGACTTGCGTCGTCTAGACCGGGCGATGCGCTCCGCGCGCGAGCGCGGTCATCAGTTCCTTCTCGTTGAAGCCCAGCGGCGGCAGGGCGGACTGCCTCCCGTAGACGACCTCCCGGGAGGGGGCCAGCAGCACGGTGCCGCTCGGCTGCAGCTTGCCCCAGAGGATCGGCTCCAGACCTGCTTCCGCGTGCGTGCCCGTGCCGCTGGTCAGCACCGGCACCGGCACCCCCAGCCAGGTGGACAGCTCGCGCGCCTCCTCGGGCCCGTCCGGGATGACCGAGATCACCTTCGCCTGGTTCGCCGCGATGTCACCCTGGCGCTTCGCCAGCGTCTTCAGATGGTTGCGGCACACCGGACAGGCGGCGTTGCGGAGGAAGAAGACCACCGCCGCCTCGCCGCCCATGGCCTCGGCCAGCCGCGTGGGCTTGCCCATCCCGTCCCGCAACTCCAGGTCGGGAAAGCGGGCCCCGGGCTCGAAGGTCGCTGTCACGCGTGGATTCCGTCGATAACCGCCGCCGGGACCAGGTCCACGGGCGGGATGTCGATCTCCGTCTGGGCCAGGTGGTTGAGGTAGTTGCCGAAGGTGGTGGCGACGACCTGCGCCAGGATCTCCACCACGTCGCCGTCCGTCCAGCCCGCGGCACGCACCGCCGCCAGCTCCGCGTCCGTCACCGCGCCGCGGCGCGCCGCGATCTGCCGGGAGAACTGGAGCGCCGCTTCCACCTTGGCGTCCGGCGCCTTGCCGGAGCGCGCCAGATCCAGCTCCTGATCGGAGAGGCCCGTCTTGCGGCCCAGCTGGGTGTGGTGCGAGACGCAGTAGCGGCAGCCCTGCGCGTTGCCCACCGCGAGGGCGATCTGCTCTCGCACGCGCGGCGTCAGCTGCCCCTGGCCCAGCGTCCCGTGCAGCGCGAAGAAGGCGCTCATCGCCGCGGGCGAATTGGCCAGCACCCGGACCGGCGGAGGCAGGTTGGCGCCCAGCTTCTCCTTGATGGGTTTGAGCGTGGCGTGCGAAAGGTCGACAAGGTTCAGACGGGACATTGAGAACTCCTGATGCCGCAGGATTGCGGCTTGCCTGTGATTAAGGTCGCGACCCCTGGCTGGCGTTACGCCGGACCTGTCGATTCTTCCGAAATTTTCTCAACATGCCGAAATTGCTGGTGATTTTTCGGGCGATAATCATACAGAAAATCCCCATAAATCAGTCGCGAAAGGCGCAAGGGAAAATTGAAATGAATGTAATTCTTTGTTGAAACGCATTTCTCGCGGTGGCATTGTCAACTGAATCCAACATTCCAATTCGTGGGGAGGATGAGTCTTGGGGCGACTGAGGATTCATACGATTGAGAGCGCTCCGGAGCAGTCCCGTCCGGTGCTTGCCGCGGTGGAGAAGTCCGCCGGTTTCCGTTCGAACCTGCTGGGGCTCATCGCGGAGTCGCCCGGCATGACGCAGGCCTTCGCGCAGATGGGGCCGCTGCTGGCGCAGTCCTCCCTGGGCCCCGTGGAGCGCGAGGTGGTCATCATGACCATCGGCTGGGAGAACGACTGTTCGTACTGCATGGCCTTCCACAGCTTCTTGTGTCGCAAGCTCCAGGTCCCGGACGCGCTCGTGACCGCGCTCCGGTCGGGGACGACGCTGCCGGATCCGCGGCTGGAGGTGCTCGCGGAGTTCACCCGGACGGTGGTCCGTGAGAAGGGGACCGTGGGAGACGAGCTCTGGAGCCGGTTCACGGCCCAGGGCTTCACGAGCGCCAACGCGCTCGACGTCATCCTCGCCCTCTCCCAGCAGGTGCTGGTGAACTACGCGAACCACCTGGGCGGCGTGGAGCTGGAGCCGGCGCTGAAGGAATTCGCGTGGACCCGCCCGGCTGGGGCGGCGGCGCGCACGGCGTAGTGCCCGGGGCCCCGGCAACGCCCCGGGGCTTCCTCCCAGACATCCGATGTTTCGCGCCCAGGCCCTTCGCGCTGGCGCGCGAGTCCGCGTTCGCGGTGACGGTCTTGTCGTGTCTTGAGTTGCTTCAGGCGCGGGCGGGGTCTGCCTTGCGCTGACGTGGAAACCGAGCCCTTGGGGAAGGGCTGTCAGGGGGAATTGCCTTGGGTGCGCCGACGAACGCTGCTCCTGTCACGGATGCCTCCGTGCTGTCCGTGATCCGCTCCCATCTGCTGGAGGCATTGGCGCGCCGCAACGGCCTGTCGCCAGAGCAGATCGACTCCCGCCGGCCCTTCAGCCACTACGGCTTGGATTCGCTGGGCGCGGTGGCGCTCGGGAGGGCGTTGACGGAGCTGGCGGGACGCGATGTGTCTCCCACGGTCTTCTGGCGCCACGCCAGCGTGGATGCGCTGATGCGGCACCTGGCCACGGGGGACGCGGACGTCCCGGCGCCCGTGGAGGCCGCCGGGCCTTCCGTGGCCCGCGACGAGCCCATCGCGGTGGTGGGCATGGCCTGCCGCCTTCCGGGCGCGCCGGACCTCACCGCGTTCTGGGAGCTGCTGCGCTCCGGACGCGACGCGGTGTCGGAGGTCCCCACCGGGCGCTGGACGGACGGACGGTTGCAGCAGGCGGATATGGGCGGTGCCAGCGCGCCGGTGCCGCGCCGCGCCGGGTTCCTGCCGGACATCGCGGGGTTCGATCCGCTGTTCTTCGGCATCTCCCCGCGCGAGGCGGCGGAGATGGATCCGCAGCAGCGCCTGTTCCTGGAGCTGGCGTGGGAGGCGCTCGAGGACGCGGGCATCGTCCCGCGCGAGCTGCACGCGACGGCGACGGGCGTGTTCGTCGGCGCCATCTGGCGGGACTACGCGGAGCTGGGCGGCGCGGAGCCGGGGCGCATCACGCCGCATACGGCCACCGGGCAGGCGCTCAACATGATCGCCAACCGGCTGTCGTACGTGCTGGGCCTCCAGGGGCCCAGCCTCGTCATCGACACGGCGTGCTCGTCGTCGCTGGTGGCGGTCCACCTGGCCTGCCAGAGCCTGTGGGCGGGGGAGAGCACCACGGCCATCGTCGGTGGCGTCAGCGTGATGGCCTCGCCGCACACCATGGTGGCGCTGTCCCGCTTCGGCGGCCTGTCACCGGACGGCATGTGCAAGGCCTTCGACGCGAGCGCGGACGGCTTCGGGCGCGGAGAGGGCGGGGGCGTGGTGGTCCTCAAGCCGCTCTCCGCCGCGCTCGCCGCGGGCGACACCATCCGCTGCGTCATCCGTG
The sequence above is drawn from the Corallococcus sp. NCRR genome and encodes:
- a CDS encoding GNAT family N-acetyltransferase — its product is MPEPFRIREAVPSDAGRITQVLREAFEEYRGRLDPPSSAHDKTEAVVRRELSDGGAFVAEADGILFGCVFFHPKGDHLYLDRLAVLPAHRGQRASLRLMEAVESRARELGQTRVRLSVRLALTSHHAWYARQGYVFHSHGTHAGYASPTFVVLEKTL
- a CDS encoding oxidoreductase — its product is MTSARVPGSPLRVGLLGYGLSGSRFHGPLIAAEPAFTLTAVASSRTEAVARDWPGVRTGTVETLLADPDLDVLVVCTPNASHASLAEQALRAGKHVVVEKPFALDVDEALRLDALAKERGRCLTVFHNRRWDGDFLTVRQLLEQGRLGTLYSLESHFDRFRPQVKDRWKEQDVPGGGTLWDLGSHLVDQAVQLFGLPESVVADLGRQRPGARGTDWFHLVLRYGALRVVLHSGSVVHAPWPRFVLQGDRDAYVKHALDPQEGQLEAGLRPGHPDFGREPPERHGRLLASGEAVATIPGDYGQFYRQLGAAILHGAPVPVTAVSASETVRVIQAAIQSDMEGRRVPLASLG
- a CDS encoding isopenicillin N synthase family dioxygenase — translated: METVPLIDVRALVDPTSSLQARREAAARMGAACRNTGFFYVVGHGVDVGLQTRLEALARDFFARPEEEKQRVRMARGGRAWRGFFPVGGELTSGRPDRKEGLYFGTELPPEDPRVRAGTPLHGANLFPREPEALGGAVLAYMAALTSLGHALMSGIALSLDLEPDFFATRYMADPTVLFRIFNYPPGPEVDAQGLPVWGVGEHTDYGVLTILKQDDAGGLQVKTRQDGHTRWVDAPPVEGAFVCNIGDMLDRMTRGVYRSTPHRVLNRAGRDRLSLPFFFDPDWTAEVRAIDSPALKDAGADDHAERWDRRSVHAFQGTYGDYLLGKVGKVFPDLGAEVL
- a CDS encoding RNA polymerase sigma factor, which produces MPDDSSPDSATERAQFLSWITLLVHQHRARLVTAARRRGLPPEDALDCVQDAFVTFLRMPEASTLSARSNEVERLLSTLVAHAALNQRRKLARRALPTDIELSDVASDLPSADTLVAEAEARVSLVRCVQQLSQMQQAVIRLRLLDERPGEEVSSLLEISPENARILLFRARQRLRECLVLAMKDPGPPDLAAAETAPSTLQDSAAAQRLRHS
- a CDS encoding redoxin domain-containing protein, translated to MTATFEPGARFPDLELRDGMGKPTRLAEAMGGEAAVVFFLRNAACPVCRNHLKTLAKRQGDIAANQAKVISVIPDGPEEARELSTWLGVPVPVLTSGTGTHAEAGLEPILWGKLQPSGTVLLAPSREVVYGRQSALPPLGFNEKELMTALARGAHRPV
- a CDS encoding carboxymuconolactone decarboxylase family protein: MSRLNLVDLSHATLKPIKEKLGANLPPPVRVLANSPAAMSAFFALHGTLGQGQLTPRVREQIALAVGNAQGCRYCVSHHTQLGRKTGLSDQELDLARSGKAPDAKVEAALQFSRQIAARRGAVTDAELAAVRAAGWTDGDVVEILAQVVATTFGNYLNHLAQTEIDIPPVDLVPAAVIDGIHA
- a CDS encoding carboxymuconolactone decarboxylase family protein — encoded protein: MGRLRIHTIESAPEQSRPVLAAVEKSAGFRSNLLGLIAESPGMTQAFAQMGPLLAQSSLGPVEREVVIMTIGWENDCSYCMAFHSFLCRKLQVPDALVTALRSGTTLPDPRLEVLAEFTRTVVREKGTVGDELWSRFTAQGFTSANALDVILALSQQVLVNYANHLGGVELEPALKEFAWTRPAGAAARTA